The Opitutaceae bacterium genome window below encodes:
- a CDS encoding TonB-dependent receptor: MNSTPMHPVARLRLLLLFVVSFGSLLLALPSAVAQVVAYGTISGEVRREGTGAFLEGAEVDIVGTNLHTLTSRAGKFQLTSVPLGPQVLRISYSGLDEVRVKVDANDRTPIVVRMDSKVYDLEAMTITTVKEGNAASLVRQRTAANIQNVVSMDAFGNVADGNIGNMIQRLPGVAANKEAGDIVGVGVRGLAPETVSVSMDGMRVASAVAGFSPQGRRAALIDKIPSDFIKEIVLTKASTPDMWGDALGGTVDLITKSAFDFSERVVTYRAGATLNTYRRTNRWGPTGALTYLDTWGAQRKIGISFTGSYTETMNNRDRVQTNRPSATDARSTSARTLDDTNERFRWGLGGKVEYCASDTLRLQLDVNYSRFDYDLTRFDYQASSFNNNIADYSVVSRAAIEAGATPRTSSKAVASIAPSFTSTYTEILNANYYAQGFIAHQTFEQHRITGSVTKEWDRAKLKVAVVHNPAYMTSIPESFTARLNNIGVGVDMTNRDRPVYRQLFGVSTAFGTDFSKYLGEYAVNPDRTDDQVDTVVADLTYELLRGDRSVTLKAGGALRRQDHTTATWRQTWNYVGADGVRGLNPVTGINDDRIAQFVESRPGYGLFNGLYESRDRINYFAVRDYFKANPMHFVKVRDTRPIPDEIQEDVAAGYIMATVKAGKFTLVGGVRQEKTDLDTLAPFTDPTKPDQKTIRVRGTYDKLFPSIHLRFEPIRRLVLRASWSTGSTRPEYSSIVPTTTVTNLTGGLGTVRQGNSELRPNFSDNYDLGVEYYFEPASIISVGAFRKDIKDYIASFTTIIGTGPDNGFNGNYAGYDLVTSTNLGSAKIEGFEFNYQQQLRMLPAPFDSLSVLGNYTRLTTEGSYDFGVAQLALFVPETANFGLGYTWRGFQVRGVYTYKSAFVNTVNSNTPALSVYVSSDPTFDLNIQYQWKPTVNFFLDYVNVFNKSPSWYTIHGDRRQMSEIYGARLSVGISGRF; the protein is encoded by the coding sequence ATGAACTCCACCCCCATGCATCCGGTAGCGCGCCTGCGCCTCCTTCTCTTATTCGTTGTTTCCTTTGGCTCTCTCCTACTCGCGCTGCCCTCGGCCGTAGCCCAAGTCGTTGCGTACGGAACGATTTCCGGTGAAGTCCGACGCGAGGGAACCGGCGCATTTCTTGAAGGCGCCGAGGTCGACATTGTGGGCACAAACCTTCACACGCTCACATCACGCGCGGGCAAGTTTCAGCTGACTTCTGTTCCCTTAGGCCCGCAAGTCCTCCGGATCAGCTATTCGGGCCTTGATGAGGTGCGTGTGAAAGTAGATGCGAATGATCGAACACCGATAGTTGTTCGCATGGATTCGAAGGTCTATGACCTCGAAGCCATGACCATCACTACGGTCAAGGAGGGCAATGCCGCCTCGCTGGTGCGCCAGCGCACGGCCGCCAACATCCAGAATGTGGTTTCGATGGACGCTTTCGGCAACGTGGCCGACGGCAACATTGGCAACATGATTCAACGTCTGCCCGGCGTCGCGGCAAACAAGGAAGCGGGCGACATTGTCGGCGTTGGTGTGCGCGGACTGGCGCCCGAAACCGTTTCCGTATCGATGGACGGCATGCGTGTCGCCTCGGCTGTTGCGGGTTTCTCCCCACAGGGTCGCCGCGCTGCGCTGATCGACAAGATTCCCTCCGACTTCATCAAGGAGATCGTTCTGACCAAGGCCTCGACCCCCGACATGTGGGGCGATGCGCTCGGCGGTACCGTCGACCTCATAACGAAGTCTGCGTTCGACTTCAGCGAACGCGTCGTGACGTATCGCGCCGGCGCGACGCTCAACACCTACCGTCGCACCAATCGCTGGGGTCCGACCGGCGCATTGACCTATCTCGATACATGGGGTGCGCAGCGCAAGATTGGCATCTCATTCACGGGAAGCTACACGGAGACCATGAACAACCGCGACCGTGTGCAGACCAATCGGCCTTCCGCCACCGATGCCCGCAGCACTTCGGCCCGCACCCTTGATGATACCAATGAGCGTTTCCGCTGGGGACTTGGCGGCAAGGTCGAATACTGTGCGAGCGATACACTTAGGCTGCAGCTGGACGTCAATTACAGCCGCTTCGACTATGACCTCACACGGTTCGACTACCAGGCATCTTCCTTCAATAACAACATCGCGGACTACTCGGTGGTCAGCCGCGCCGCAATCGAGGCCGGTGCCACGCCGCGGACATCCTCCAAAGCGGTGGCCAGCATCGCCCCCAGCTTCACCAGCACTTACACCGAGATCCTGAATGCGAACTACTACGCGCAGGGTTTTATCGCACATCAGACGTTCGAGCAGCATCGTATCACAGGCTCGGTAACCAAGGAGTGGGATCGCGCAAAGCTCAAGGTCGCGGTGGTGCACAACCCTGCCTATATGACCAGCATACCGGAGTCCTTCACTGCCCGCCTCAACAACATCGGCGTGGGCGTGGACATGACCAATCGCGATCGTCCTGTATATCGCCAGTTGTTCGGTGTTTCAACCGCCTTTGGCACGGATTTCTCGAAGTATCTCGGCGAATATGCGGTCAACCCGGACCGGACCGACGACCAGGTTGACACCGTGGTTGCTGACCTCACTTATGAACTCCTGCGCGGCGATCGCTCGGTCACGCTCAAGGCGGGGGGCGCGCTACGCCGGCAGGATCACACGACGGCGACATGGCGGCAGACTTGGAACTACGTCGGCGCCGACGGGGTGCGCGGCTTGAATCCCGTCACCGGCATCAACGACGATCGCATCGCGCAGTTTGTCGAGTCCCGTCCTGGCTACGGATTGTTCAACGGGCTCTATGAGTCCCGTGACCGGATCAACTACTTCGCGGTGAGGGACTATTTCAAGGCCAACCCGATGCACTTCGTGAAGGTCCGCGACACGCGCCCTATTCCAGACGAAATTCAAGAGGATGTGGCGGCGGGATACATCATGGCCACTGTCAAAGCAGGAAAATTCACCCTGGTCGGCGGCGTGCGCCAAGAGAAGACGGACCTCGACACGCTGGCGCCATTTACCGATCCGACCAAACCCGATCAGAAGACCATCCGTGTTCGAGGCACCTACGACAAGCTATTCCCCAGCATTCATCTTCGGTTCGAGCCGATCCGCAGGCTTGTGCTGCGAGCCAGTTGGTCCACCGGCAGCACCCGTCCGGAGTACAGCTCAATCGTGCCAACCACTACGGTCACAAATCTGACCGGCGGCCTCGGAACGGTAAGGCAAGGTAATTCCGAACTGCGACCCAACTTCAGCGACAACTACGATCTCGGCGTCGAGTACTATTTTGAGCCCGCCAGCATCATTTCCGTCGGTGCATTCCGCAAAGATATCAAGGACTATATCGCCAGTTTCACGACCATCATCGGCACAGGCCCCGACAACGGATTCAACGGCAACTACGCCGGCTACGATCTCGTGACCTCGACCAATCTCGGCTCAGCCAAGATCGAGGGTTTTGAGTTCAACTATCAGCAGCAGCTTCGCATGCTGCCGGCGCCGTTCGACAGCCTCAGTGTGCTGGGCAACTACACGAGGCTCACGACGGAGGGGAGCTATGATTTCGGGGTGGCCCAGCTTGCGCTCTTCGTGCCCGAGACCGCCAACTTCGGCCTCGGCTACACTTGGCGCGGTTTCCAAGTACGCGGCGTATACACCTACAAGAGCGCTTTCGTTAACACGGTGAACAGCAATACGCCGGCGCTTTCGGTCTACGTCTCCAGCGATCCCACGTTCGATTTAAACATCCAGTATCAGTGGAAACCGACGGTGAACTTCTTCCTCGATTACGTGAATGTCTTCAACAAGTCGCCTTCATGGTATACTATTCATGGGGACCGGCGGCAGATGTCGGAAATCTATGGCGCACGCTTGAGCGTCGGCATCAGCGGACGTTTCTAA